In Flavivirga abyssicola, the following are encoded in one genomic region:
- a CDS encoding phosphopantetheine-binding protein, with protein sequence METLKQELKKNIVEQLNLEDIAVDDIDDNDILFGDGLGLDSIDALELIVMLDKNYGIKLTDPKQGRAIFESINVMAKYIFEHRTK encoded by the coding sequence ATGGAGACTTTAAAACAAGAGCTAAAAAAGAATATTGTAGAGCAATTAAACCTTGAAGATATAGCAGTAGATGATATTGATGACAACGATATATTATTTGGAGATGGTTTGGGCTTAGACTCCATTGATGCTTTAGAATTAATTGTTATGTTAGATAAAAACTATGGTATTAAATTAACGGATCCAAAACAAGGTCGCGCTATTTTTGAATCTATAAATGTTATGGCTAAATATATTTTTGAACATAGAACAAAGTAA
- a CDS encoding 3-oxoacyl-ACP synthase translates to MNSEYHIDSFCKIKNNTISLNGSIVYNDENNNFSEFIKAAYKSFETNYAKFFKMDALSKLAFLAADVLLKNEHLNPEKENNIAIIFSNKASSLDTDRKHQKSIQNKEDYYPSPAVFVYTLPNICIGEISIKYKLFSENSFFIFDTFNAQHLLDNTNSLLSTNKTEKVLCGWVELDGDHYEAFLYLVTNKGSITHNKQNILKLYNT, encoded by the coding sequence ATGAATTCTGAATACCATATAGACTCTTTTTGCAAGATCAAAAACAATACAATATCCTTAAATGGTTCTATCGTTTATAATGATGAAAATAATAATTTTTCAGAGTTTATAAAAGCAGCATATAAATCTTTTGAAACAAATTATGCGAAGTTTTTTAAAATGGATGCTTTAAGCAAATTAGCATTTTTAGCTGCCGATGTTTTACTAAAAAACGAACATTTAAATCCAGAAAAAGAAAATAATATTGCTATTATATTCTCAAACAAAGCATCAAGTTTAGATACAGATAGAAAACATCAAAAGTCCATTCAAAATAAAGAAGACTACTATCCAAGTCCAGCTGTTTTTGTGTACACATTACCAAATATTTGTATTGGAGAAATTAGTATCAAATACAAATTATTTTCTGAAAATAGTTTTTTTATCTTTGACACATTTAATGCACAACATTTGTTAGATAATACCAATAGTTTATTATCAACAAATAAAACAGAAAAAGTGCTTTGTGGTTGGGTTGAATTAGATGGAGATCATTATGAAGCATTTTTATATTTGGTTACTAATAAAGGATCAATAACACACAATAAACAAAATATACTAAAATTATATAATACATAA
- a CDS encoding methyltransferase, translating into MENTTLRAIDAIQEAQKIAFAPFVFQATVSLRKLGVLSLIFDRRKKGGIAIDAISKELSVSTYGISVLLEIAESSDIVSKDDTGHYQLTTTGYFLNYHETVNVNINFTNDVCYKGLFHLNESIKTGKPEGLKELGNWNTVYEGLSQLTPEIQKSWFEFDHHYSDAIFDEALKLAFRNNPKTIFDIGANTGKFAISCCHYSQNVSVKIIDLPGQINIALANIKKEGFDKRISGYEIDWLKDNPQIPTGADAIWMCQFLDCFSEEEILKVLTTCVKAMDDKTELMIMETFTDRQKFDNAKFILEATSLYFTVLANGNSKMYSAEVFFKLIDKAGLKLKEDISVGEYHTLLVCKKK; encoded by the coding sequence ATGGAAAATACGACACTAAGAGCTATTGACGCTATTCAAGAAGCACAAAAAATTGCTTTTGCTCCTTTTGTATTTCAAGCTACGGTTTCATTAAGAAAATTAGGTGTTCTTAGTTTGATTTTTGATAGAAGGAAAAAGGGAGGAATTGCAATAGATGCTATCTCAAAAGAATTGTCAGTTAGTACTTATGGTATAAGTGTCTTATTGGAAATAGCCGAAAGTTCCGATATTGTTAGTAAAGACGATACAGGTCATTATCAATTAACCACTACAGGTTATTTTTTAAATTATCATGAGACTGTAAACGTTAATATAAACTTTACAAATGATGTGTGTTATAAAGGATTATTCCATTTAAATGAATCTATAAAAACCGGAAAGCCAGAAGGTTTAAAAGAGCTTGGTAATTGGAACACGGTTTATGAAGGGTTATCTCAATTAACGCCCGAAATTCAAAAATCTTGGTTTGAATTTGATCATCACTATTCTGATGCGATTTTTGATGAAGCTTTAAAATTAGCTTTTAGAAATAACCCAAAAACCATATTTGATATTGGTGCCAATACAGGGAAATTTGCTATAAGTTGTTGTCATTATAGTCAAAATGTATCCGTAAAAATAATTGACTTACCTGGGCAAATAAATATTGCACTTGCCAATATTAAAAAAGAAGGCTTTGATAAAAGGATTTCCGGTTATGAAATAGACTGGTTAAAAGACAATCCTCAAATTCCAACTGGAGCAGATGCTATATGGATGTGTCAATTTTTAGATTGTTTCTCTGAAGAAGAAATTCTTAAGGTATTAACGACTTGTGTTAAGGCCATGGATGATAAGACCGAACTAATGATTATGGAGACGTTTACAGATAGACAGAAATTTGATAATGCCAAATTTATTTTAGAAGCAACCTCTCTTTATTTCACCGTATTGGCAAATGGGAATAGTAAAATGTATTCAGCAGAAGTATTTTTTAAATTAATTGATAAAGCGGGACTTAAACTTAAAGAAGATATTAGTGTTGGAGAATACCATACCTTATTGGTTTGTAAAAAAAAGTAA
- a CDS encoding beta-ketoacyl synthase N-terminal-like domain-containing protein, which produces MTDVYLSYNNIVSSLGFNSETVINNIHNEVSGLQLIDDKNLLPQPFWSSIINTKALTERFKSLGDKSDFTRLEQMMITSLNHVIQSSKIPLTKNVGLIISTTKGNIDVLEKNNEFPKERAYLSVLGKKIKDFFKFENEAVVISNACVSGILAIAVAKRYIKQGVYDHVFIVSGDLVTEFILSGFNSFQALSDAPCKPYCKNRSGINIGEVAASILVTNNKTNLVKEAVAVLGEGSCNDANHISGPSRTGEGLFRSVTSALKEANISSESIDYISAHGTATSYNDEMEAIAFNRLGLQDVPINSLKGYFGHTLGASGLLETIVGMHSLYNNTLYTSLGFDTLGVTQPINIITKITPKKMNFFLKTASGFGGSNTAVIFKKVKKDKN; this is translated from the coding sequence ATGACTGATGTTTACTTATCATATAATAATATAGTCTCTTCTCTTGGGTTTAATAGTGAAACTGTTATAAATAATATTCATAATGAAGTTTCCGGTTTACAATTAATTGACGACAAAAATCTATTACCTCAACCTTTTTGGTCATCAATAATAAACACAAAAGCATTAACTGAACGTTTTAAATCCTTAGGAGATAAGAGCGATTTCACTCGCTTAGAACAGATGATGATAACATCGTTAAACCATGTTATTCAATCGTCTAAAATTCCTTTAACAAAAAATGTTGGTTTAATCATTTCAACTACAAAAGGGAATATTGATGTTTTAGAAAAAAACAATGAATTCCCTAAAGAACGTGCCTATTTAAGTGTTTTAGGAAAAAAAATCAAAGACTTTTTTAAATTTGAAAACGAAGCTGTTGTTATTTCTAACGCTTGTGTTTCAGGAATTTTAGCCATTGCGGTTGCAAAACGTTATATCAAACAGGGTGTTTATGACCATGTATTTATTGTAAGCGGAGATCTCGTTACAGAGTTTATTTTATCGGGATTCAATTCTTTTCAGGCATTAAGCGATGCGCCTTGTAAACCCTATTGTAAAAATCGCTCCGGGATTAATATTGGTGAAGTTGCTGCAAGTATTTTGGTTACTAATAATAAAACAAATCTGGTAAAAGAAGCCGTTGCTGTTTTAGGAGAAGGTTCTTGTAATGATGCCAATCATATTTCCGGACCTTCCCGAACCGGAGAAGGCTTATTTAGAAGTGTGACATCGGCTCTCAAAGAAGCGAACATATCGTCCGAAAGTATCGATTATATTTCTGCCCATGGAACAGCGACATCCTATAATGATGAAATGGAAGCTATTGCGTTCAACAGATTAGGCCTGCAAGATGTCCCTATAAATAGTTTAAAAGGCTATTTCGGGCATACTTTAGGAGCTTCCGGTTTATTAGAAACTATTGTTGGAATGCATTCACTTTATAATAACACCTTATATACTTCTTTAGGTTTTGACACATTAGGTGTTACACAGCCAATAAATATCATTACTAAAATAACCCCTAAAAAAATGAATTTTTTTCTAAAAACAGCGTCAGGTTTTGGAGGTAGTAATACAGCAGTAATCTTTAAAAAAGTAAAAAAAGATAAAAATTAA
- a CDS encoding acyl-CoA thioesterase, with the protein MQSKNNKEISFISKVRVRFVETDPLGIVWHGNYIQYFEDGREAFGRHHGISYLNQKEFGYATPIVKSSSEHKLPLRYGDVATIKTIYVDSRAAKMVFRYEIFNQEDQLVCTGETVQVFVDHTGQGELSLTIPDFFMEWKRKVGLLDD; encoded by the coding sequence ATGCAGTCTAAAAATAATAAAGAAATTAGCTTTATTAGTAAGGTAAGAGTTCGGTTTGTAGAAACAGACCCCTTAGGAATTGTTTGGCATGGTAATTATATACAATACTTTGAGGATGGTAGAGAGGCTTTTGGCAGACATCATGGTATATCATATTTAAATCAAAAAGAATTCGGTTATGCTACGCCAATTGTAAAATCAAGTAGCGAACACAAATTACCTTTGCGTTATGGAGATGTTGCTACAATAAAAACAATATATGTAGACAGTCGTGCTGCGAAAATGGTTTTTAGATATGAGATTTTTAATCAAGAAGACCAACTTGTTTGCACTGGTGAAACAGTCCAGGTTTTTGTAGACCACACAGGGCAAGGAGAATTATCTTTAACAATTCCAGATTTTTTCATGGAATGGAAACGAAAAGTAGGCCTTTTAGATGACTGA
- a CDS encoding ABC transporter permease, with protein MHKLLASTYKEFRLLTRDIGGIAILFIMPLVLIVTITIIQDSTFKSVSETKIPILLVDNDKGSVSQTIVKGLEDSNVFEVIEIAIEEDAKNLVFKGKNQLAIIIPKNLSSDLEKKINQNVEGILDKFGLEEEGEDEPKEIFEAKEVKLYFDPATQFSFKSSVKNEVDKMISKIETQSIYNAFQEQLTDDPSEVIFETESFISFKEILQKKKDENIIPNSVQHNVPAWTLFAIFFIIVPLSINIVKEKSQGTFVRLRTNPVSYLTVLGGKTVIYLVVCLIQFVLMLLIGIYLFPAIGLPKLNVSDKLPLLFLVAIFAGLAAIGLGLLLGTIAKTQEQSAPFGATFVVILAALGGVWVPVFIMPEFMQTLSNISPMNWGLNAFYDVFLRNSSLLDIVPEITLLFLFFIITTVIAIVYNEKKNAV; from the coding sequence ATGCATAAATTACTGGCATCTACATATAAAGAATTTAGATTGCTCACTAGAGATATTGGTGGAATAGCTATATTATTTATCATGCCTTTAGTGTTAATAGTAACTATTACCATAATTCAGGATAGCACATTTAAAAGTGTAAGTGAAACCAAAATTCCTATACTTTTAGTGGATAATGACAAAGGATCTGTATCACAAACGATTGTTAAAGGACTGGAAGACTCGAATGTTTTTGAGGTTATTGAAATTGCTATTGAAGAAGATGCCAAAAATCTGGTTTTTAAAGGCAAAAACCAATTGGCCATTATAATTCCTAAAAATTTGTCTTCAGATCTGGAAAAAAAAATCAACCAAAATGTTGAAGGCATTTTAGATAAATTTGGTTTAGAAGAAGAAGGTGAAGATGAGCCAAAAGAAATTTTTGAAGCAAAAGAAGTTAAGTTATATTTTGATCCAGCAACACAGTTCTCTTTTAAAAGTTCAGTAAAAAACGAAGTAGATAAAATGATTTCTAAAATAGAAACCCAATCCATCTACAATGCATTTCAAGAGCAACTAACAGATGATCCTTCGGAAGTCATTTTCGAAACAGAGAGTTTTATAAGTTTTAAAGAAATATTGCAAAAAAAGAAGGATGAAAATATCATTCCAAACTCCGTACAGCATAATGTACCCGCTTGGACACTTTTTGCTATATTCTTTATTATTGTGCCCCTATCCATTAATATTGTAAAAGAAAAAAGTCAAGGTACTTTTGTGCGATTAAGAACAAATCCGGTATCTTATTTAACCGTTCTTGGAGGAAAAACAGTTATATATTTAGTAGTTTGTTTGATTCAGTTTGTATTAATGTTACTTATAGGAATTTATTTATTTCCGGCTATAGGGTTACCAAAATTAAATGTTTCAGACAAATTACCCCTTTTATTTTTAGTTGCCATATTTGCAGGTTTAGCAGCCATAGGACTGGGCTTACTTTTGGGGACTATAGCCAAAACCCAAGAACAATCCGCTCCATTTGGAGCAACTTTTGTAGTTATTTTGGCAGCTTTAGGAGGTGTTTGGGTTCCCGTATTTATTATGCCAGAATTTATGCAAACCTTATCTAACATTTCGCCAATGAATTGGGGATTAAATGCATTTTACGATGTTTTTTTGAGAAATTCCAGCTTATTAGATATTGTTCCGGAAATAACATTACTATTTTTGTTTTTTATCATCACAACCGTAATTGCCATAGTTTATAATGAAAAGAAAAATGCAGTCTAA
- a CDS encoding ABC transporter ATP-binding protein yields the protein MIEIKQLSKKYKGADIFSVSNLDLCISEKDIFGLLGPNGAGKTTLISLLCSLIKPTSGSFLINGLTYKKNKNQLKQLIGIVPQEYALYPTLTAFENLMYFGSMYGLKGNELKLKIKEALKTLGLSQFSNKKINTFSGGMKRRINLIASILHDPKVLFLDEPTVGVDVQSKNVIINYLKALNEKGTTIIYTSHHLNEAEAFCTKVAIIDHGKIITQGDPKSLIKEQKNAKNLEDVFLALTGHALRDHA from the coding sequence ATGATTGAGATTAAGCAATTATCTAAAAAGTATAAAGGAGCAGATATATTTTCCGTGTCCAATTTAGACTTGTGTATTTCTGAAAAGGACATTTTTGGGCTGTTAGGTCCAAATGGAGCAGGAAAAACAACATTAATTTCGCTGTTATGCTCATTAATTAAACCAACTTCCGGGTCGTTTCTTATAAATGGGCTTACCTATAAAAAAAACAAAAATCAATTAAAACAACTTATAGGTATAGTTCCTCAAGAATATGCCCTTTATCCAACGTTAACCGCTTTTGAAAATCTGATGTATTTTGGTAGCATGTATGGATTAAAAGGCAATGAATTAAAATTAAAAATAAAAGAGGCACTAAAAACCTTAGGTCTTTCACAATTTTCAAATAAAAAAATAAATACTTTTTCTGGAGGGATGAAACGCCGAATTAATTTAATAGCGAGCATTCTGCACGATCCAAAAGTGCTGTTTTTAGATGAACCAACAGTAGGAGTCGATGTGCAATCTAAAAATGTTATTATAAACTATTTAAAAGCACTTAACGAAAAAGGAACTACAATAATCTATACATCACATCATCTAAATGAAGCTGAAGCCTTTTGTACTAAGGTGGCTATAATAGACCACGGAAAAATAATAACACAGGGAGACCCAAAAAGCTTAATTAAAGAGCAAAAAAATGCTAAAAACCTTGAAGATGTATTTTTAGCTTTAACCGGACATGCTTTAAGAGATCATGCATAA
- a CDS encoding BtrH N-terminal domain-containing protein → MEINFTHHQTAHCENGVVSNLMKYNGFDVSEPMVFGIGSGLMFCYIPFLKVNYAPAISYRTMPGQIFKRFAKRTGIKIKKEKFKNPQQAEARLIENLEKNNPVGLQVGVYNLVYFPDEYRFHFNAHNLIVYGKQNDNYLISDPVMETVTSLTSKELEKVRFAKGAFAPKGHMYYPIDFPEKLNIESAIIKGIKNTCRDMLAPVPVIGVNGIKYTAKLIRKWPKKKGVKVANHYLGQIVRMQEEIGTGGGGFRYIYAAFLQESSKILNNSKLAELSKEMTVIGDLWRDFALDASRIYKSRSAKDDAYNHVASQLEAIADKEEIFFKELKKAI, encoded by the coding sequence ATGGAAATTAACTTTACACATCATCAAACTGCACATTGCGAAAATGGAGTCGTTTCAAATCTAATGAAGTATAATGGCTTTGATGTAAGTGAACCCATGGTATTTGGTATAGGTTCTGGTTTAATGTTTTGTTATATTCCTTTTCTAAAAGTAAATTATGCCCCGGCAATATCATATAGAACAATGCCCGGTCAAATTTTTAAAAGATTTGCAAAACGTACTGGGATAAAAATTAAAAAGGAAAAATTTAAAAACCCACAGCAAGCTGAAGCAAGATTAATTGAAAATTTAGAAAAAAACAACCCTGTAGGACTTCAAGTTGGCGTTTATAATTTAGTATATTTTCCAGACGAATATCGGTTTCATTTTAATGCGCATAATTTAATTGTGTATGGCAAACAAAATGACAACTATTTAATTAGTGACCCTGTCATGGAAACGGTTACCTCTTTAACCAGTAAAGAATTAGAAAAAGTTCGCTTTGCTAAAGGTGCTTTTGCTCCAAAAGGGCATATGTATTATCCTATAGATTTTCCAGAAAAACTAAATATTGAAAGCGCCATTATTAAAGGCATAAAAAACACTTGTAGGGATATGCTAGCTCCTGTGCCTGTTATTGGTGTTAACGGCATTAAGTACACCGCAAAATTAATACGCAAATGGCCTAAGAAAAAAGGGGTTAAAGTTGCTAATCACTATTTAGGACAAATTGTTAGAATGCAAGAAGAGATTGGAACAGGTGGTGGTGGTTTTAGATATATTTATGCAGCTTTTTTACAAGAATCCAGTAAAATATTAAACAATAGCAAATTGGCAGAATTATCCAAAGAAATGACCGTTATTGGTGATTTATGGAGAGACTTTGCGCTAGATGCATCTCGTATTTATAAAAGTAGAAGTGCCAAAGATGATGCTTATAATCATGTGGCATCACAATTAGAAGCCATTGCAGACAAGGAAGAAATCTTCTTTAAAGAATTAAAAAAGGCCATATAA